In the Acidobacteriota bacterium genome, TCCGAGCGAGTTGCACGGTCGTCTCAAGGCTTTTCTGCGCAACAACATGTAGGCTGCGCAACTCGCCAACTCGCCAGGTCCAACCCCCAAAGGGCGGATCGACGCCGGGAACTTTGCGAGTTGGTTATCGGGCGTTGGGAGTTGCCCCCTCAGGGGCATAGGGATTGCCTTCCGGCTGAGTGCGCCAACGGCGATGTCCCCATAGCCAATGAGCCGGGGAATGACGGATGGCCTCTTCGATCAGGTGGTTGAAACGGGCGGTAGCCTCCCGCAAGTCCTTGTCATGATCCCCGCTGGGTGAAAAGCGCAGCGGCGGATGGAAGCGGATCTTCCAATAGCCCGGACGTCCGTCCGGATGAATGAACCCCGCCACCACCGGAGCACCGGTCTTCAAAGCCAGGGCCGCCAATGCCGAACTGGTGCAGGCCGGCCTCCCGAAAAAGGGAGCGTAAACTCCGTCCTTTTCCTGCACGTTCTGGTCGATCAAGAAACCGACGTCGCGTCCTTGCTGCAAGCGCTTGAGCACTTTGCGCAAGGCTGACTGTTTGGGGATGACCTCGTTGCCGCAGGCTTCGCGGCGCCGGTTGAGCCAGCGGTTGAGCCCCGGCAGGTCAAGGGGACGCACCAGAAAGCTGAGCGGACTTCCCAGCAATGCGTGGGCTGCCGGCAACAGTTCCCAGGGCCCCACGTGAGCCGTCAGAAAGAGGATGCCTCCGCCCTCCTGCCGGGCCTCGAGGTAGTGCTCGAGCCCGTATCCCTCCTCATAGCGCACCCGCTCTTTCAATTGCCGGCGATCGAGCCGGCCCAGGCGGCTGATTTCCACCGCCAGGTCGCCCAGTTGGCGAAAGCTCTCCCTCAGCACGCCTTCCCGCCAGGCCGGCGATTCATCGGGGAAAGCGATGGAGAGGTTGATGAGTCCGATGCGGCGATGCTTGGCGTCCAGCCGGTAAACCAAGCCGGCCAGAGCGCGGCAGAGGGCGCGGGCCCACAGGTAAGGGAGCAGGCGCAGGAAGAAGAAAAACCCCCTCACCAAAAGCTCCGTCAGCCCTTCCAGCAGCTTCTTCACGCCCTTTTTCTCACTCAAAATACTTGCGGAAGGTCTCGGGGAACACCTTGGCCCGCCCCTCCCGGTTGGTGACCACGTGCTTGGTGTAGCCGCGGGCCAGTTCATCCCGGCTCCCGGCATGCAGAATGCGATAGTCGAAGGTGATGGTCCGGCTGCTCACCCGTTCGACCCGAGTGCGCACCACAAAGTCCTGGTCGTAGCGCAGTGCCCGCCGGTAGCGGCAGAAAGCCTCCACCACCACCATGAAAGAGTCCGACTCGCGTTCCATGCGCTCGTAGGTGAATCCCTTGTGGC is a window encoding:
- a CDS encoding lysophospholipid acyltransferase family protein, yielding MKKLLEGLTELLVRGFFFFLRLLPYLWARALCRALAGLVYRLDAKHRRIGLINLSIAFPDESPAWREGVLRESFRQLGDLAVEISRLGRLDRRQLKERVRYEEGYGLEHYLEARQEGGGILFLTAHVGPWELLPAAHALLGSPLSFLVRPLDLPGLNRWLNRRREACGNEVIPKQSALRKVLKRLQQGRDVGFLIDQNVQEKDGVYAPFFGRPACTSSALAALALKTGAPVVAGFIHPDGRPGYWKIRFHPPLRFSPSGDHDKDLREATARFNHLIEEAIRHSPAHWLWGHRRWRTQPEGNPYAPEGATPNAR
- a CDS encoding thioesterase family protein yields the protein MDYCDSKMRVRYSETDQMGVAYHANYLVWFEVGRTDYCRHKGFTYERMERESDSFMVVVEAFCRYRRALRYDQDFVVRTRVERVSSRTITFDYRILHAGSRDELARGYTKHVVTNREGRAKVFPETFRKYFE